A window of Anaerolineales bacterium genomic DNA:
CGTGGAGCTGGCCGAGAATGATTTCCAGGGCAAAAACAGCGCCTGCGATTGGGGCGTTGAAGGTGGCTGCCATGCCCCCGGCAGCTCCGCAGGCAACCAGGTTCTTGATCCGTTCATCAGATAGATTGAAATACTGGCCAACGGTGGAACCGATCGCTGATCCGATCTGGGCGATGGGCCCTTCCCGGCCGACCGAACCCCCACTGGCAATGCACACAGCAGAGGCCAGGGATTTAACGATTGCTACCACCGGGCGGATCCGGCCGCCTTTCAGAGCGACCGCTTCCATGACCTCAGGTACGCCGTGTCCTTTGGCTTCCCGGGCAAATTTATAGATCATCGGACCATAGATCAGGCCAC
This region includes:
- a CDS encoding chloride channel protein; protein product: MSQTQSKLLPSLHLPFQKLRGYLTRLQDSNRLPESLAIFLTALLVGVGAGLGAVFFRWLIAFFQDLFFTKLGGLLQGFQPWYLLIIPALGGLIYGPMIYKFAREAKGHGVPEVMEAVALKGGRIRPVVAIVKSLASAVCIASGGSVGREGPIAQIGSAIGSTVGQYFNLSDERIKNLVACGAAGGMAATFNAPIAGAVFALEIILGQLH